From Ramlibacter agri, a single genomic window includes:
- a CDS encoding ABC transporter ATP-binding protein: MNTPLLEVRNLKKHYTSPKRWLQPEKPAIQAVDDVSFSVAKGETLSLVGESGCGKTTTAKSVLRLVEPTSGSVKLDGEELVGLGSEPLRQRRREMQIIFQDPYASLNPRLNAGEIVAEPLRNFGVGNAKERAERVQWLFSKVGLRPEAAKKYPHEFSGGQRQRLGIARALALQPKLIVCDEPVSALDVSVQAQVVNLLMDLQQEFGIAYLFVAHDLAVVRHISHRIAVMYLGHIVEVANRDTLFSAPRHPYTEILLSAVPVPNPRTPAKRILLQGDPPSPANPPTGCRFHTRCPLAQPVCAKEKPPLSPRGDGEQLVACHFR, translated from the coding sequence ATGAACACGCCCCTGCTCGAGGTCCGCAACCTCAAGAAGCACTACACCAGCCCCAAGCGCTGGCTGCAGCCGGAGAAGCCGGCGATCCAGGCCGTGGACGACGTCTCCTTCTCGGTGGCGAAGGGCGAAACACTGTCGCTGGTGGGCGAATCCGGTTGCGGCAAGACGACCACCGCCAAGTCGGTGCTGCGCCTCGTCGAGCCCACTTCGGGTTCCGTCAAGCTGGATGGCGAGGAACTGGTCGGACTGGGCAGCGAGCCCTTGCGCCAGCGCCGCAGGGAGATGCAGATCATCTTCCAGGATCCCTACGCCTCGCTGAACCCGCGCCTGAACGCCGGCGAGATCGTCGCCGAACCGCTGCGCAATTTCGGTGTGGGCAACGCCAAGGAGCGCGCCGAGCGCGTGCAGTGGTTGTTCTCCAAGGTGGGCCTGCGGCCGGAAGCGGCGAAGAAGTATCCGCACGAATTCTCCGGCGGCCAGCGCCAGCGCCTGGGCATCGCCCGTGCGCTCGCGCTGCAGCCCAAGCTGATCGTCTGCGACGAACCCGTGTCGGCGTTGGACGTCTCGGTGCAGGCGCAGGTGGTCAACCTGCTGATGGACCTGCAGCAAGAGTTCGGCATCGCCTACCTGTTCGTCGCGCACGACCTGGCCGTGGTGCGCCACATCAGCCACCGCATCGCGGTGATGTACCTGGGGCACATCGTGGAGGTCGCCAACCGCGACACGCTGTTCTCCGCGCCGCGCCATCCTTACACCGAGATCCTGCTGTCCGCCGTGCCGGTGCCCAACCCGCGCACGCCGGCCAAGCGCATCCTGCTGCAAGGCGACCCGCCGAGCCCGGCCAACCCGCCCACCGGCTGCCGCTTCCACACGCGCTGCCCACTGGCGCAACCGGTGTGCGCCAAGGAGAAGCCGCCGCTCAGCCCGCGCGGCGACGGCGAGCAGCTCGTGGCCTGCCACTTCCGCTAA
- a CDS encoding M81 family metallopeptidase has protein sequence MRVFSGSLATETNTFAPMPTGLASFHDRGYFAAGQHPLELTFFSGPLCAAREVKEAKGWTLVEGMVAGAQPSGTVTREAYEKLRDELLGDLRGALPVDMVLLGLHGAMVADGYDDCEGDLLQRVRAMVGTKCVVGAELDPHMHLTPAMVKHADVLVSMKEYPHTDIMERARELLDLCERKALGRIHPVAALVDCQMVVPVHTTRQPARGLIDKVMALEGKDGVLSISVGQGFAHGNVPEMGSKVLVYTDGDPAKAQKLALQIAEEMIAMRDQLAVKYPQIDAALDEALAFGKGPVVLADRADNPGSGAPGDSTFILQRMIERGVSNAAIGPMWDPVTVRIAFDAGQGARLPLRIGGKIGPLSGQPLDLQCTVKALKHDLVMTGLAGAPTAMGDCALVEAEGIEIVLCTLRNQAMDTDVFTQLGCDLQSKGIVVVKSAQHFHASFAKVATQVIYVGAPGAATPHTPTLPYTKIRRPRWPLDDVAQPVLMQI, from the coding sequence ATGCGCGTTTTCAGCGGGTCGCTCGCGACCGAGACCAACACGTTCGCGCCCATGCCCACCGGGCTGGCGTCCTTCCACGACCGCGGCTATTTCGCCGCCGGTCAGCACCCGTTGGAACTGACCTTCTTCTCCGGCCCGCTGTGCGCGGCGCGCGAGGTGAAGGAAGCCAAGGGCTGGACCCTGGTCGAAGGCATGGTGGCCGGCGCGCAGCCGAGCGGCACCGTCACGCGCGAGGCCTACGAGAAGCTGCGCGACGAGCTGCTGGGCGACCTGCGCGGAGCGCTGCCGGTGGACATGGTGCTGCTGGGCCTGCACGGCGCGATGGTGGCCGACGGCTACGACGATTGCGAAGGCGACCTGCTGCAGCGCGTGCGCGCGATGGTCGGGACGAAGTGCGTCGTCGGCGCCGAGCTCGACCCGCACATGCACCTGACGCCCGCGATGGTGAAGCACGCCGACGTGCTGGTCTCCATGAAGGAGTACCCGCACACCGACATCATGGAGCGCGCCCGCGAGCTGCTGGACCTGTGCGAGCGCAAGGCGCTGGGCCGGATCCATCCGGTCGCCGCACTGGTGGACTGCCAGATGGTGGTGCCCGTGCACACCACGCGCCAGCCGGCCCGCGGCCTCATCGACAAGGTGATGGCCCTGGAAGGCAAGGACGGCGTGCTGAGCATCTCCGTCGGCCAGGGTTTCGCCCACGGCAACGTGCCCGAGATGGGCAGCAAGGTGCTCGTCTACACCGATGGCGATCCCGCCAAGGCGCAAAAACTGGCGCTGCAGATCGCCGAAGAAATGATCGCCATGCGCGACCAGCTCGCGGTGAAGTACCCGCAGATCGATGCCGCGCTGGACGAGGCGCTGGCCTTCGGCAAGGGCCCGGTGGTGCTGGCCGATCGCGCCGACAACCCCGGCAGCGGCGCGCCGGGCGATTCCACCTTCATCCTCCAGCGAATGATCGAACGCGGCGTCAGCAACGCGGCGATCGGCCCGATGTGGGACCCGGTCACGGTGCGTATCGCCTTCGACGCCGGCCAGGGCGCGCGCCTGCCGCTGCGCATCGGCGGCAAGATCGGCCCGCTGTCCGGCCAGCCGCTGGACCTGCAATGCACCGTGAAGGCGTTGAAGCACGACCTCGTCATGACCGGCCTGGCCGGCGCGCCCACCGCCATGGGCGACTGCGCGCTGGTGGAAGCCGAAGGCATCGAGATCGTCCTGTGCACGCTGCGCAACCAGGCCATGGACACCGACGTCTTCACGCAGCTCGGTTGCGACCTGCAATCCAAGGGCATCGTCGTCGTCAAGTCGGCGCAGCATTTCCATGCCTCCTTCGCCAAGGTCGCGACCCAGGTGATCTACGTGGGCGCGCCCGGCGCCGCCACGCCGCACACGCCCACCCTGCCCTATACCAAGATCCGGCGCCCGCGCTGGCCGCTCGACGACGTGGCCCAGCCGGTGCTGATGCAAATCTGA
- a CDS encoding ABC transporter permease, producing the protein MGYFLRRLLATVPVMAVVAVLVFLLIHLSPGDPAALIAGDLATADDIAKLHVALGLDQPLWKQFAIWVGNLLTGNLGVSIFTQVPVSELLAQRIEPTLAIAAFTMLITILVAVPLGTLAAYRAGSWIDRFVMLFAVLAFSLPVFLVGYLLIYGFAIKLDWFPVQGYVRFAEGPGKWLQSLVLPCVNLALVYIALVTRMTRATVLEVLHEDYIRTAWAKGLGVLPVLGHALRNAAIPIATTIGVGIALLIGGVVVTETVYAIPGVGRLVIDSVQRHDYPVIQSVLLLSAGVYVLINLLIDLSYRLFDPRIRY; encoded by the coding sequence ATGGGTTACTTCCTGCGCCGCCTGCTCGCCACCGTGCCCGTGATGGCGGTGGTGGCCGTGCTGGTGTTCCTGCTGATCCACCTGTCGCCCGGCGACCCGGCGGCGCTGATCGCCGGCGACCTGGCGACGGCGGACGACATCGCCAAGCTGCATGTGGCGCTGGGCCTGGACCAGCCGCTGTGGAAGCAGTTCGCCATCTGGGTCGGCAACCTGCTCACCGGCAACCTGGGTGTCTCCATCTTCACGCAGGTGCCGGTGTCCGAGCTGCTGGCGCAGCGCATCGAGCCGACCCTGGCGATCGCGGCCTTCACCATGCTGATCACGATCTTGGTGGCCGTGCCCCTGGGCACCTTGGCCGCCTACCGCGCCGGCAGCTGGATCGACCGCTTCGTCATGCTGTTCGCGGTGCTGGCCTTCTCGCTGCCGGTGTTCCTGGTCGGCTACCTGCTGATCTACGGCTTCGCCATCAAGCTGGACTGGTTTCCGGTGCAGGGCTACGTGCGCTTCGCCGAGGGTCCTGGCAAGTGGCTGCAAAGCCTGGTGCTGCCCTGCGTCAACCTGGCACTGGTCTACATCGCGCTGGTGACGCGCATGACGCGCGCCACCGTGCTCGAAGTGCTGCACGAGGACTACATCCGCACCGCCTGGGCCAAGGGCCTGGGCGTGCTGCCGGTGCTGGGCCACGCGCTGCGCAATGCGGCCATCCCCATCGCCACCACCATCGGCGTCGGCATCGCGCTGCTGATCGGCGGCGTGGTGGTGACCGAGACCGTGTACGCCATCCCCGGCGTCGGCCGGCTCGTCATCGACTCCGTGCAGCGCCACGACTATCCCGTGATCCAGAGCGTGCTGCTGCTGTCCGCCGGCGTCTACGTGCTGATCAACCTGCTGATCGACCTGAGCTACCGCCTGTTCGATCCGCGCATCCGGTACTGA
- a CDS encoding N-acyl-D-amino-acid deacylase family protein, which translates to MNVDLIIRGGTVIDGTKAPRFDADVAVQDGRIAAIGDLAGYTARETMDAKGRIVAPGFIDAHTHDDMAVLSHPGMDFKVSQGVTTVIAGNCGISAAPLRRDMDLPMPLGLIESAPDKRFTSFRAYMDALRAQPSSVNLAAMVGHSTLRAVVMPELGRPANQEEIARMREMVEEALQAGAIGMSTGTFYPPATAATTEEIIEVGRPLSARKGLYVTHMRDEADKVMDSLQETFRIGRELDIPVVVSHHKLQGARNFGRTQETLPFIQEAMKHQCISLDCYPYTAGSTMIRTDRGMLDGRVLIASSEPHPQMAGRDLDDIARDWGVAKDEAARRLSPGSAIYFMMDENDVQRILAFDETMVGSDGIPVGEKPHPRLWGTFPRVLGHYARDVGLFPLETAVWKMTGLTARNFGLADRGTLKAGQAADIVVFDAATVRDAANYTNPTLPAEGIAAVIVNGALTWRDGRHAGAHKGQVLSRTPA; encoded by the coding sequence ATGAACGTGGACCTGATCATCCGCGGCGGCACCGTCATCGACGGCACCAAGGCCCCGCGCTTCGACGCCGACGTGGCAGTCCAGGACGGCCGCATCGCCGCCATCGGCGACCTGGCCGGCTACACGGCGCGCGAGACCATGGACGCCAAGGGACGCATCGTCGCGCCCGGCTTCATCGACGCCCACACGCACGACGACATGGCCGTGCTGTCGCATCCGGGCATGGACTTCAAGGTCTCGCAGGGCGTGACCACCGTCATCGCCGGCAACTGCGGCATCTCCGCCGCGCCGCTGCGGCGCGACATGGACCTGCCGATGCCGCTGGGCCTGATCGAGTCGGCGCCCGACAAGCGCTTCACCAGCTTCCGCGCCTACATGGACGCGCTGCGCGCCCAGCCCTCCTCCGTCAACCTGGCGGCGATGGTGGGCCATTCGACGCTGCGCGCGGTGGTGATGCCGGAGCTGGGCCGTCCGGCGAACCAGGAAGAGATCGCCAGGATGCGCGAGATGGTGGAAGAGGCCCTGCAGGCCGGCGCCATCGGCATGTCCACCGGCACCTTCTACCCGCCGGCCACCGCCGCCACCACCGAGGAGATCATCGAGGTCGGCCGGCCGCTGAGCGCACGCAAGGGCCTGTACGTGACGCACATGCGCGACGAAGCCGACAAGGTGATGGACTCGCTGCAGGAGACCTTCCGCATCGGCCGCGAGCTGGACATCCCGGTGGTGGTGTCGCACCACAAGCTGCAGGGCGCGCGCAACTTCGGCCGCACGCAGGAGACGCTGCCCTTCATCCAGGAAGCGATGAAGCACCAGTGCATCTCCCTGGACTGCTACCCCTACACCGCTGGCAGCACGATGATCCGCACCGACCGCGGCATGCTGGATGGCCGCGTGCTGATCGCGTCGAGCGAGCCGCATCCGCAGATGGCCGGCCGCGACCTGGACGACATCGCCCGCGACTGGGGCGTGGCCAAGGACGAGGCGGCGCGCCGCCTTTCGCCCGGCAGCGCCATCTATTTCATGATGGACGAGAACGACGTGCAGCGCATCCTGGCCTTCGACGAGACCATGGTGGGCAGCGACGGCATCCCGGTCGGCGAGAAGCCGCACCCGCGCCTGTGGGGCACCTTCCCCCGCGTGCTGGGCCACTACGCGCGCGACGTCGGCCTGTTCCCGCTGGAGACGGCGGTGTGGAAGATGACGGGCCTGACGGCGCGCAACTTCGGCCTCGCCGACCGCGGCACCTTGAAGGCGGGCCAGGCCGCGGACATCGTCGTGTTCGACGCCGCCACCGTGCGCGACGCGGCGAACTACACCAACCCCACGCTGCCGGCAGAAGGCATCGCGGCCGTCATCGTGAATGGCGCCCTCACCTGGCGCGATGGCCGGCACGCGGGCGCGCACAAGGGGCAGGTCCTGTCGCGCACGCCCGCCTGA
- a CDS encoding ABC transporter permease, with the protein MTAALPIEDDTGVDTQAPRPRRWRWLRKHPTLIAGALMLVIVAIIAIAAPHIANYDPQDIDPLARLQPPSAEHYFGTDALGRDVFSRAVWGGRVSLIVGISVAIFATVIGVVIGLVAGFVRWADGPIMRFMDGLMAIPGILLAIALMAVTKASMTTVIVAITIPEIPRVARLMRSLALTLREQLYVEAAHAVGTRLPTILWRHVLPNTVAPLIVQATFVAASAVLIEASLSFLGVGIPAQVPSWGNMMAEGRNFVAVAFHIILYPGVFLALTVLAINLLGDGLRDALDPRLARQL; encoded by the coding sequence ATGACCGCCGCCCTGCCCATCGAAGACGACACCGGCGTCGACACGCAAGCCCCGCGCCCGCGCCGCTGGCGCTGGCTGCGCAAGCACCCGACCCTGATTGCCGGCGCGCTGATGCTGGTGATCGTGGCGATCATCGCCATCGCCGCGCCGCACATCGCCAACTACGACCCGCAGGACATCGACCCGCTGGCCCGCCTGCAGCCGCCCTCGGCGGAGCACTATTTCGGCACCGATGCGCTGGGCCGCGACGTCTTCAGCCGCGCCGTCTGGGGCGGCCGGGTGTCGTTGATCGTCGGCATCTCCGTGGCCATCTTCGCCACGGTCATCGGCGTGGTGATCGGCCTGGTGGCCGGCTTCGTGCGCTGGGCCGACGGCCCCATCATGCGTTTCATGGACGGCCTGATGGCCATCCCCGGCATCCTGCTGGCGATCGCGCTGATGGCGGTGACCAAGGCCAGCATGACCACCGTCATCGTCGCCATCACCATCCCCGAGATCCCGCGGGTGGCGCGGCTGATGCGCTCGCTGGCGTTGACCCTGCGCGAACAACTCTATGTGGAAGCCGCGCATGCCGTCGGCACCCGCCTGCCCACCATCCTGTGGCGGCACGTGCTGCCCAACACGGTGGCGCCGCTCATCGTGCAGGCCACCTTCGTCGCCGCGTCTGCCGTGCTGATCGAAGCCTCGCTGTCCTTCCTGGGCGTCGGCATCCCGGCGCAGGTGCCCAGCTGGGGCAACATGATGGCCGAGGGCCGCAATTTCGTGGCCGTCGCCTTCCACATCATCCTGTACCCCGGCGTCTTCCTGGCGCTGACGGTGCTGGCCATCAACCTGCTGGGCGACGGGCTGCGCGACGCGCTGGACCCGCGGCTCGCGCGCCAGCTGTGA
- a CDS encoding ABC transporter substrate-binding protein — MRLKQLAAAATLLAAALAPTLGHAQTKTLRFVAHADLKILDPTFTTAYISRNFGYMVYDTLFAQDEHGQPKPQMVDKWTTSRDGLTWTFTLRPGQKFSDGKDVTAADAVASVQRWMVRDSFGTALKKAGAEWSTIDAKTFKLQLKEPFGMVLDALAKPSGFPPVVMPERLAKMPTTTPLTEVVGSGPYLFKRDEWVPGSKTVFVRNPNYAARSEPPSGLAGSKKSHFDRIEWLYLPDSNSAVSALKKGEVDFIEQVPADYITPLRSDPNVKLLSAGTQQAQLIMNQLHPPFNNARVRQAVLKAVSQERFNAAMGYPLDMRMRYCATYFICGSANDTAAGSEPYRTPDVAKAREMLKAAGYKGEKVALLVPSDVPYLNALGLVALQTMKNMGLNVEPVNMDWASIGARRAKKDVPESGGWSAYVTVANEFAINSPIVSTYLSAACGNTLPGWPCDEKLDELRTAWIREGVPARRKQLLDAFQVRAYEAVPYINLGQYTPAAAARKELKGADKLWSGIPNLWVLDK; from the coding sequence ATGCGCCTGAAGCAACTCGCCGCGGCCGCCACGCTGCTCGCCGCCGCCCTCGCGCCCACGCTGGGGCATGCGCAGACGAAGACGCTGCGCTTCGTCGCCCACGCAGACCTGAAGATCCTCGACCCGACCTTCACCACCGCCTACATCTCGCGCAACTTCGGCTACATGGTGTATGACACCCTGTTCGCGCAGGACGAGCACGGCCAGCCCAAGCCGCAGATGGTGGACAAGTGGACCACCTCCAGGGACGGCCTCACCTGGACCTTCACGCTGAGGCCCGGCCAGAAATTCTCCGACGGCAAGGACGTCACCGCCGCCGACGCCGTGGCCTCGGTGCAGCGCTGGATGGTGCGCGACTCCTTCGGCACCGCGCTGAAGAAGGCCGGCGCCGAATGGTCCACCATCGACGCCAAGACCTTCAAGCTGCAGCTGAAGGAGCCCTTCGGCATGGTGCTGGACGCGCTGGCCAAGCCCTCGGGCTTCCCGCCGGTGGTGATGCCCGAGCGCCTGGCGAAGATGCCGACGACCACGCCGCTGACCGAAGTGGTGGGCTCCGGTCCCTATCTCTTCAAGCGTGACGAGTGGGTGCCGGGCAGCAAGACGGTGTTCGTGCGCAACCCGAACTACGCCGCCCGCAGCGAGCCCCCCAGCGGCCTGGCCGGCAGCAAGAAGAGCCACTTCGACCGCATCGAGTGGCTGTACCTGCCCGACTCCAACAGCGCCGTCTCCGCTCTGAAGAAGGGCGAAGTCGACTTCATCGAACAGGTGCCGGCCGACTACATCACGCCGCTGCGCAGCGACCCCAACGTCAAGCTGCTGTCCGCCGGCACGCAGCAGGCGCAGCTGATCATGAACCAGCTGCATCCGCCCTTCAACAACGCCCGGGTGCGGCAGGCCGTGCTGAAGGCGGTGAGCCAGGAGCGCTTCAATGCGGCCATGGGCTACCCGCTGGACATGCGCATGCGCTATTGCGCCACCTACTTCATCTGCGGCAGCGCCAACGACACCGCCGCCGGCTCCGAGCCCTATCGCACGCCGGACGTCGCCAAGGCCAGGGAGATGCTGAAGGCGGCCGGCTACAAGGGCGAGAAGGTGGCTTTGCTGGTCCCCAGCGACGTGCCTTACCTGAACGCGCTGGGCCTGGTGGCGCTGCAGACCATGAAGAACATGGGCCTCAACGTCGAACCGGTCAACATGGACTGGGCCTCGATCGGCGCGCGCCGCGCGAAGAAGGATGTGCCCGAGTCCGGCGGCTGGAGCGCCTACGTGACGGTGGCCAACGAGTTCGCCATCAACAGCCCGATCGTCAGCACGTACCTGAGCGCGGCCTGTGGCAACACCCTGCCCGGCTGGCCCTGCGACGAGAAGCTGGACGAATTGCGCACCGCGTGGATCCGCGAAGGCGTGCCCGCCAGGCGCAAGCAGCTGCTGGACGCCTTCCAGGTGCGCGCCTACGAGGCCGTGCCCTACATCAACCTGGGCCAGTACACGCCCGCCGCCGCGGCCCGCAAGGAGCTGAAGGGCGCCGACAAGCTCTGGTCCGGCATCCCCAACCTCTGGGTCCTGGACAAGTAA
- a CDS encoding ABC transporter ATP-binding protein, with protein sequence MNTNPNAPLLEVDGLRTYFDTLAGTVKSVDGVSYTVHAGQTLGVVGESGCGKSVTALSIMRLVPRPPGRFAGGQVRYRGVDLLKLSEGEMRAIRGNRISMIFQEPMTSLNPVLTVGRQIAETVRLHQRVSKAQAMERAVEMLRVVQIPEPERRAHEYPHQLSGGMRQRVMIALALACNPELLIADEPTTALDVTIQAQIIDLLKKLQQEFGMGVVMITHDLGVVAESCDRVVVMYAGRKVEEADVVDLFDRPLHPYTRALMASMPAMNTRSHRLSEIPGMVPAPHELGRGCAFAARCPHANERCRSQTPTLVDQGSGHVVACFAVEENRVREEVAA encoded by the coding sequence ATGAACACGAACCCGAACGCACCGCTGCTCGAGGTCGACGGCCTGCGCACCTACTTCGATACGCTCGCCGGCACCGTGAAGTCGGTGGACGGCGTCAGCTACACCGTGCACGCCGGCCAGACCCTGGGCGTGGTGGGCGAATCCGGCTGCGGCAAGAGCGTGACGGCGCTGTCCATCATGCGGCTGGTGCCGCGCCCGCCCGGCCGCTTTGCCGGCGGCCAGGTGCGCTATCGCGGCGTCGACCTGCTGAAGCTCTCTGAAGGCGAGATGCGCGCGATCCGCGGCAACCGCATCTCGATGATCTTCCAGGAGCCGATGACCTCGCTGAACCCGGTGCTGACCGTGGGCCGGCAGATCGCCGAGACCGTGCGCCTGCACCAGAGGGTCAGCAAGGCGCAGGCGATGGAACGCGCGGTGGAGATGCTGCGCGTGGTGCAGATCCCCGAGCCCGAGCGCCGCGCCCACGAGTATCCGCACCAGCTTTCGGGCGGAATGCGCCAGCGCGTCATGATCGCGCTGGCCCTGGCCTGCAACCCCGAGCTGCTGATCGCCGACGAACCGACCACCGCGCTGGATGTGACCATCCAGGCGCAGATCATCGATCTCCTCAAGAAACTGCAGCAGGAGTTCGGCATGGGCGTGGTGATGATCACGCACGACCTCGGCGTGGTCGCCGAAAGCTGCGACCGCGTAGTTGTGATGTATGCGGGACGCAAGGTGGAGGAAGCCGACGTGGTCGACCTGTTCGACCGGCCTCTGCACCCCTACACGCGGGCGCTCATGGCGTCGATGCCGGCGATGAACACGCGCAGCCACCGTCTCAGCGAAATCCCGGGCATGGTGCCGGCGCCGCACGAACTGGGACGCGGCTGTGCCTTCGCGGCGCGCTGTCCGCATGCCAATGAACGCTGCCGCTCGCAGACGCCGACCCTGGTCGACCAGGGCTCCGGCCACGTCGTGGCCTGTTTCGCCGTCGAAGAGAACCGCGTGCGCGAGGAGGTGGCCGCATGA